From a single Sphingobium lignivorans genomic region:
- a CDS encoding OmpH family outer membrane protein — protein sequence MVNVEQAIGQSSAAQTAGQQLQVTYKTNIDQLNTRQAALQAELKQRQDAFQAAATAAGQNPTPAQRTQLQTQYEELQQRAQAAQAELTQIGQPIQLAREYALEQIGAKLDQAMRSVMTKNKIDLLLKAGAAEAFVPGADVTNLLVQELNALVPSVGIVPPQGWRPGGQQAQQPAAPGTAVAPTPAAPATGNNRQPEGR from the coding sequence GTGGTCAATGTCGAGCAGGCGATCGGGCAGTCGTCCGCGGCCCAGACGGCCGGTCAGCAACTGCAGGTGACCTACAAGACCAACATCGACCAGCTCAATACGCGCCAGGCAGCGCTTCAGGCCGAACTGAAGCAGCGGCAGGACGCTTTCCAGGCTGCAGCGACGGCAGCGGGCCAGAACCCCACGCCGGCCCAGCGGACCCAGCTCCAGACCCAGTATGAAGAGCTCCAGCAGCGCGCCCAGGCAGCGCAGGCCGAGCTCACGCAGATCGGCCAGCCGATCCAGCTCGCGCGCGAATATGCTCTCGAGCAGATCGGGGCGAAGCTTGACCAGGCGATGCGGTCGGTCATGACCAAGAACAAGATCGACCTGCTGCTCAAGGCCGGTGCCGCCGAGGCCTTCGTGCCGGGCGCTGATGTCACCAATCTTCTGGTTCAGGAACTCAACGCACTGGTGCCGTCCGTCGGCATCGTGCCGCCGCAGGGCTGGCGGCCCGGTGGCCAGCAGGCTCAGCAGCCCGCAGCGCCCGGTACGGCTGTCGCACCCACCCCGGCGGCGCCCGCCACCGGCAACAATCGCCAGCCTGAAGGGCGCTGA
- the bamA gene encoding outer membrane protein assembly factor BamA: MSAQGRLAPLLLCGTMLAGLGQVPAHAQETPAPAPSLPAASAVSPTGTVRSITVEGAQRLEPDTVLSYTRLRVGASYTRATLDEALRELYASELFSDVQIRDNEGALTIQITENPVINRIVLEGNRRLKDDKILPEIKMAPRQIYTRSKVRADVARIIELYRRQGRFAAVVDPKLVKLDQNRVDIVYEISEGPKSKVRQINIIGNNVFSDGRLRGEMATKQSRWFRLFSSGTTYDPDRLAYDQQKLRQFYLTEGYAEFRVISAVAELTSNKQDFIITYVVEEGDRYKFGDVTVRSDIRDLSSDGLTRSLRMKKGDWYNAKAVEDTVEQLNQTAGLFGYAFADVQPEFERSKDDRTMSITFRIANAPRVYVERIDINGNTLTQDKVVRREFRLHEGDAFNTFMVRRSQDRINSLGFFQERLEIEQKPGSAPDRIVLETNVEEKATGELQLSAGFSSLERFILAASVTQRNFRGMGQELRTSVNYSTYSKSVNVGFTEPYFLDKNIAVGADIFRQDVNSFNYISGNDRNTIYSQVRTGFQLRAGIPVTEYLSMALRYGLSFDNVTLDQSTYYSDRITPGQFQCEPLLAGQYLCDAIGRRTTSTIGYSLIYDTRDNRIRPTRGHSLTFSQDFAGVGGSVQYLRNRISADKYWPLGGGFIFSLRGEGGYIKSFEKSRSASSDPIRLVDRFFLGEPQMRGFDIRGVGPRIIRKPYIYDEQGNPTGVNESRSTWSDDALGGRAYYLAHAEIEIPLGAGARDMGLRPSIFVDAGAVFGVRRPTYENGGLLDLPQLVTLPIYDANGLRQCQNTTDGTLASIPNGASCPTGTTLYGPQVGGFREFYLGDTPKPRVSVGFGVNWNSPFGPFRIDIAKALITAEGDDTKLVTFNIGTQF, from the coding sequence ATGTCGGCACAGGGTCGCCTCGCGCCATTGCTTCTGTGCGGCACGATGCTCGCCGGGCTGGGGCAAGTGCCTGCGCATGCGCAGGAGACGCCTGCTCCCGCGCCATCCCTGCCGGCGGCCAGCGCTGTCAGCCCCACCGGCACGGTGCGCTCGATCACGGTGGAGGGCGCGCAGCGGCTGGAGCCGGACACCGTGCTTTCCTACACGCGCCTGCGTGTCGGCGCTTCCTATACCCGTGCCACGCTCGATGAGGCGCTGCGCGAGCTTTATGCGAGCGAGTTGTTCTCTGATGTTCAGATCCGCGACAATGAGGGTGCGCTGACCATCCAGATCACGGAAAATCCGGTGATCAATCGTATCGTCCTCGAGGGTAATCGCCGCCTCAAGGACGATAAGATCCTGCCAGAGATCAAGATGGCGCCCCGGCAGATATACACGCGCTCCAAGGTGCGCGCCGATGTCGCGAGGATCATTGAGCTGTACAGGCGGCAGGGGCGCTTCGCGGCTGTCGTCGATCCCAAGCTCGTCAAGCTCGACCAGAATCGCGTCGACATCGTCTATGAGATCTCGGAAGGGCCCAAGTCCAAGGTCCGCCAGATCAATATCATCGGCAACAACGTGTTTTCCGACGGCCGGCTACGCGGAGAGATGGCGACGAAGCAGTCCCGCTGGTTCCGCCTTTTCTCCTCGGGCACCACTTACGACCCGGATCGACTGGCTTACGATCAGCAGAAGCTGCGCCAGTTCTATCTCACCGAGGGTTACGCCGAATTTCGCGTGATCTCGGCCGTCGCCGAGCTGACCTCCAACAAGCAGGACTTCATCATCACTTATGTGGTGGAGGAGGGCGATCGCTACAAGTTCGGCGATGTCACGGTTCGCAGCGACATTCGCGACCTCTCATCCGACGGTCTGACCCGTTCGCTGCGGATGAAAAAGGGGGATTGGTACAATGCCAAGGCCGTGGAGGACACGGTCGAGCAGCTGAACCAGACAGCAGGCCTCTTTGGCTACGCTTTCGCGGACGTCCAGCCCGAGTTCGAGCGGAGCAAGGACGACCGGACGATGTCGATTACCTTCCGCATCGCCAATGCGCCGCGCGTCTATGTCGAGCGGATCGACATCAACGGCAATACGCTGACGCAGGACAAGGTGGTTCGGCGTGAGTTCCGCCTGCACGAAGGCGACGCCTTCAACACCTTCATGGTGCGCCGCTCGCAGGATCGCATCAATTCGCTCGGCTTTTTCCAGGAAAGGCTGGAAATCGAGCAGAAGCCCGGATCGGCCCCGGATCGGATCGTCCTCGAAACCAATGTCGAGGAAAAGGCCACCGGCGAGCTTCAGCTTTCTGCGGGTTTCTCCAGTCTGGAGCGTTTCATTCTTGCAGCGTCCGTCACCCAGCGCAATTTCCGTGGCATGGGTCAGGAACTGAGGACATCGGTCAATTACTCGACTTACTCGAAGTCGGTGAACGTCGGTTTCACCGAGCCTTATTTCCTGGACAAGAACATCGCTGTCGGCGCGGATATTTTCCGTCAGGATGTCAACAGCTTCAATTACATCTCCGGCAACGACCGAAACACCATCTACAGTCAGGTACGCACCGGCTTCCAGCTGCGGGCGGGTATCCCGGTTACCGAATATCTGTCGATGGCCCTGCGCTACGGCCTGTCGTTCGACAATGTGACGCTGGATCAATCGACCTATTACAGCGACCGTATCACGCCAGGCCAGTTCCAGTGCGAGCCGCTGCTGGCAGGGCAGTATCTGTGCGATGCCATCGGCAGGCGGACGACATCCACCATTGGCTACTCGCTCATCTATGACACGCGCGACAACCGCATCCGTCCGACACGCGGCCACAGCCTGACATTCAGCCAGGATTTCGCCGGTGTCGGGGGAAGCGTCCAGTATCTCCGCAATCGCATTTCTGCCGACAAATACTGGCCACTGGGCGGGGGGTTCATCTTCTCCCTTCGCGGCGAGGGCGGGTATATCAAGTCGTTCGAGAAGTCGCGCAGCGCGAGCAGCGATCCGATCCGCCTCGTCGACCGCTTTTTCCTGGGCGAACCACAGATGCGTGGCTTCGATATCCGGGGCGTCGGCCCGCGGATCATTCGCAAGCCCTATATCTATGACGAGCAGGGCAATCCCACGGGCGTCAACGAAAGCCGGAGTACCTGGTCGGACGACGCGCTGGGCGGCCGGGCTTATTATCTCGCCCATGCCGAAATCGAAATTCCGCTGGGCGCCGGCGCGCGCGACATGGGCCTGCGTCCCTCGATCTTCGTCGATGCGGGTGCCGTATTCGGCGTGCGTCGGCCGACCTACGAGAATGGCGGTCTGCTCGACCTGCCGCAGCTTGTCACCTTGCCCATCTATGACGCAAATGGCCTGCGCCAGTGCCAGAACACGACGGACGGCACACTGGCTTCGATACCCAATGGCGCGAGCTGCCCGACCGGCACCACGCTCTACGGTCCGCAAGTGGGTGGCTTCCGCGAGTTTTATCTGGGCGATACGCCCAAGCCGCGCGTGTCGGTCGGCTTCGGCGTCAACTGGAATTCGCCCTTCGGTCCGTTCCGAATTGATATCGCCAAGGCGCTTATTACGGCAGAAGGCGACGACACCAAGCTTGTAACTTTCAATATAGGGACTCAATTCTGA
- the fabZ gene encoding 3-hydroxyacyl-ACP dehydratase FabZ, producing MAADGESEGEMSGLDIRRIMAALPHRYPLLLVDRVVSMVPRTSIHAVKAVSMNEQFFQGHFPGRPIMPGVLIVEAIAQTAGILAVESLGLAGSGKLVYFMAIEGAKFRAPVEPGHLLDLHVEFTQLRGAVCKFTGKASIAGKLCAEAHCVAMIADPPKD from the coding sequence ATGGCGGCCGACGGGGAGAGCGAGGGCGAGATGAGCGGTCTGGACATCCGCCGGATCATGGCGGCGCTACCGCATCGCTATCCACTTCTGCTCGTCGACCGCGTGGTGTCCATGGTTCCCCGAACCTCGATCCACGCGGTGAAGGCCGTGTCGATGAACGAACAGTTCTTCCAGGGACATTTCCCTGGTCGTCCGATCATGCCGGGCGTGCTGATCGTCGAAGCCATCGCGCAGACGGCGGGCATTCTGGCAGTTGAATCGCTGGGGCTCGCCGGCAGCGGCAAGCTGGTCTACTTCATGGCGATCGAGGGCGCCAAGTTCCGTGCGCCTGTGGAGCCGGGCCATCTGCTCGACCTGCATGTCGAGTTCACCCAGCTGCGTGGCGCGGTCTGCAAGTTCACCGGCAAGGCGAGCATCGCCGGCAAATTGTGCGCGGAAGCGCATTGCGTGGCGATGATCGCGGATCCGCCGAAGGACTGA
- a CDS encoding PEPxxWA-CTERM sorting domain-containing protein: MKSTIWAALAATTLMSGIAHAGPAWEFETATNSFNNGDWIFANSFTVLETVTVSGLGYYADPFNGQVEDNQVALYSCDTAGCLSTGTLLASAVVTNAYPIVGHFRYVTIPELTLLPGEYLISGVSLGNNYTWNNIGFYTDSSIQYNDNRWLEGSTPDFLNFVQNDTTDGYWGPNLFLGKPDFTGVVPEPATWAMMIGGFALAGATMRRRKTKIMFA; encoded by the coding sequence ATGAAAAGCACGATCTGGGCCGCTCTGGCGGCCACCACGCTGATGTCGGGAATCGCCCATGCCGGACCGGCCTGGGAATTCGAAACCGCGACCAATTCCTTCAACAACGGCGACTGGATATTCGCGAACAGCTTCACGGTCCTGGAGACTGTGACGGTCAGCGGGCTGGGATATTATGCCGACCCGTTCAACGGTCAGGTGGAGGACAATCAGGTCGCGCTCTACAGTTGCGACACCGCCGGCTGTCTCAGCACCGGAACGCTGCTCGCGTCCGCGGTCGTCACCAATGCCTATCCGATCGTCGGTCACTTCCGTTATGTGACGATCCCCGAGCTGACATTGCTGCCGGGTGAGTATCTTATCTCCGGGGTGAGCCTGGGAAACAACTATACCTGGAACAACATCGGTTTCTACACCGACTCAAGCATCCAGTATAACGACAATCGCTGGCTTGAGGGTTCGACGCCCGATTTCCTGAACTTCGTTCAGAACGACACGACGGACGGTTACTGGGGCCCGAACCTCTTCCTCGGAAAGCCGGATTTCACCGGGGTCGTTCCGGAGCCGGCCACATGGGCCATGATGATCGGCGGCTTCGCGCTGGCAGGCGCCACCATGCGTCGTCGCAAGACGAAGATCATGTTTGCCTGA
- the rpmE gene encoding 50S ribosomal protein L31 — MKKDTHPDYHYITVQMTDGTSFQTRSTWGKEGDTMTLDIDPTSHPAWTGGQRQLDQGGQVARFNKRFGGLTLKKG, encoded by the coding sequence ATGAAAAAAGATACGCACCCCGACTATCACTATATCACCGTGCAGATGACCGATGGCACGAGTTTCCAGACCCGCTCGACCTGGGGCAAGGAAGGCGACACGATGACGCTGGACATCGATCCCACCTCGCATCCCGCATGGACGGGCGGCCAGCGCCAGCTCGATCAGGGCGGTCAGGTTGCGCGCTTCAACAAGCGCTTTGGCGGCCTCACGCTCAAGAAGGGCTGA
- the rseP gene encoding RIP metalloprotease RseP — MTDNPGFIFTIIAFLLVIGPLVFIHEMGHYLVGRWFGVHAETFSIGFGHELKAWHDKRGTRWRIGALPLGGYVKFAGDAGVASEADPAWLELSPEERQRCFPAKPVWQRALIVLAGPVVNLLFAALVLAGFAYIHGENVTPTRIGAVVEGGAADAAGLRPGDRILAIDGEKVELFPQLSKAVMTRLPGEEVTLELDRAGRVMEVPLALGTRVERDRFGNEYRIAQIGIQAAESVQRDVSLAEAPIVGLRRTGELIAMMANGLVDIITGRRAISELGGPLKIAQISGEQAALGPEALIAFIALVSINLGFINLLPIPMLDGGHLFFYGIEAIQRRPVSPRFQEIAFRSGMALLLGLMVFVTVNDLGSFGLWRGLSGLIG, encoded by the coding sequence GTGACTGACAACCCAGGCTTCATCTTCACCATCATCGCTTTCCTGCTGGTGATCGGCCCGCTCGTCTTCATCCATGAGATGGGCCACTATCTGGTCGGACGCTGGTTCGGCGTGCATGCTGAAACCTTCTCGATCGGTTTCGGGCACGAGCTCAAGGCCTGGCATGACAAGCGCGGGACGCGCTGGCGCATCGGTGCATTGCCGCTCGGCGGATATGTGAAGTTCGCCGGGGATGCTGGCGTCGCGAGCGAAGCTGATCCTGCCTGGCTCGAGCTCAGCCCGGAGGAAAGGCAGCGCTGCTTTCCGGCAAAGCCGGTCTGGCAGCGGGCGCTCATTGTCCTCGCGGGCCCGGTGGTGAACCTCCTGTTCGCGGCGCTTGTTCTCGCGGGCTTTGCCTATATCCACGGCGAGAATGTGACGCCGACCCGGATCGGCGCGGTCGTCGAGGGAGGCGCGGCGGATGCGGCTGGCCTGCGTCCGGGCGATCGCATCCTCGCGATCGACGGCGAGAAGGTGGAGCTGTTTCCGCAGCTGAGCAAGGCTGTCATGACGCGTTTGCCGGGCGAGGAAGTGACCCTCGAGCTGGACCGCGCCGGGCGCGTCATGGAAGTTCCGTTGGCGCTGGGAACGCGAGTCGAGCGGGATCGCTTCGGCAACGAATATCGCATCGCCCAGATCGGCATCCAGGCCGCTGAATCCGTGCAGCGCGATGTGTCTCTGGCCGAAGCGCCCATTGTCGGGTTGCGCCGCACGGGCGAACTGATCGCCATGATGGCTAACGGCCTCGTGGATATCATCACCGGCCGGCGAGCGATTTCCGAGCTTGGCGGTCCACTCAAGATTGCCCAGATTTCCGGCGAGCAGGCCGCGCTCGGACCCGAAGCCCTGATCGCGTTCATAGCCCTCGTGTCGATTAACTTGGGGTTCATCAACCTGTTGCCAATTCCCATGCTCGACGGGGGTCATTTGTTCTTCTACGGGATTGAAGCCATTCAGCGCAGGCCGGTCAGCCCTCGGTTTCAGGAAATCGCCTTTCGCTCCGGAATGGCGCTTCTGCTTGGGCTGATGGTTTTCGTGACAGTGAATGATCTGGGGTCATTTGGTCTCTGGCGGGGTCTGTCCGGCTTGATTGGGTGA
- the dxr gene encoding 1-deoxy-D-xylulose-5-phosphate reductoisomerase, whose protein sequence is MSAVRSISVLGATGSVGQSTLDLIGREADRYEVLALTAGSDVAGLAAAAIRHRARYAVIADGDRYADLRSALAGTGVEAAAGPTALIEAGALGADWTMAAIVGCAGLAPTLAAIREGRTVALANKEALVSAGDVMMAATQESGTNLLPVDSEHNAIFQCLASGGIDAVRRITLTASGGPFRTLSREAMAQVTPAQAVKHPNWSMGRKISVDSATMMNKGLELIEAWHLFPVGLERFSVLIHPQSIIHSMVEFRDRSTIAQLGCPDMRVPIASALAWPARMETPCEPLDLARIGRLDFEEPDEVRFPALRLAREAIEAGGSAPGILNAANEVAVAAFLEGRIRFLDIGRIVEDVLARTDIMPVRGIEDVWAIDRSARHLAERLAAELIT, encoded by the coding sequence GTGAGCGCCGTCCGCAGCATTTCCGTTCTCGGTGCAACCGGGTCCGTCGGGCAATCGACGCTGGACCTCATCGGTCGTGAGGCGGATCGATATGAGGTCCTGGCATTGACGGCCGGGAGCGACGTTGCCGGGCTCGCGGCGGCGGCGATCAGGCATCGGGCGCGCTATGCGGTGATCGCCGACGGTGATCGCTATGCGGATCTGCGTTCGGCTCTGGCCGGCACCGGTGTGGAAGCAGCCGCCGGCCCCACAGCCCTGATCGAGGCCGGGGCGCTGGGCGCGGACTGGACAATGGCCGCGATTGTCGGCTGCGCCGGACTCGCGCCAACGCTGGCCGCGATCCGCGAAGGGCGAACGGTGGCGCTTGCCAATAAAGAGGCGCTGGTCTCCGCAGGCGACGTCATGATGGCTGCGACGCAGGAAAGCGGGACCAACCTGCTGCCCGTGGACAGCGAGCATAACGCGATTTTTCAGTGCCTCGCGAGTGGCGGGATCGATGCTGTGCGCCGGATCACGCTCACCGCGAGCGGAGGGCCGTTCAGGACGCTGTCGCGCGAGGCGATGGCGCAGGTGACGCCGGCGCAAGCCGTGAAGCATCCAAACTGGTCGATGGGGCGCAAGATCAGCGTCGACAGCGCCACGATGATGAACAAGGGGCTTGAGCTCATCGAAGCCTGGCACTTGTTCCCCGTGGGACTGGAGCGGTTCTCCGTTCTTATTCATCCGCAATCAATCATTCATTCCATGGTGGAATTCCGCGATCGCTCGACCATCGCCCAGCTGGGCTGTCCGGACATGCGCGTGCCCATTGCCAGCGCGCTGGCTTGGCCGGCCAGAATGGAAACGCCCTGCGAGCCGCTTGATCTCGCCCGCATCGGCCGACTGGATTTCGAGGAGCCTGATGAGGTGCGCTTTCCCGCGCTGCGGCTCGCCCGCGAGGCCATTGAAGCGGGTGGGAGCGCGCCCGGGATCCTGAATGCGGCCAACGAAGTGGCTGTCGCCGCTTTCCTTGAGGGGCGGATTCGTTTTCTGGACATTGGCCGGATCGTGGAAGACGTGCTAGCGCGGACCGACATCATGCCGGTCCGAGGCATCGAGGACGTCTGGGCGATCGACAGGTCGGCACGGCATCTCGCCGAGCGCCTGGCAGCGGAGCTCATCACGTGA